From Brevibacillus marinus, a single genomic window includes:
- a CDS encoding acetyl-CoA carboxylase biotin carboxyl carrier protein subunit: MKQVTASMAGTVLHVLVKKGDSVQSGQDVVVLESMKMEVPIPAEADGTVMEVKANPGDFVNEGDVLVVLE; the protein is encoded by the coding sequence ATGAAACAAGTAACCGCGAGCATGGCGGGAACCGTGCTGCACGTGCTGGTGAAAAAAGGCGACAGCGTCCAGTCCGGACAGGATGTGGTCGTGCTCGAGTCGATGAAGATGGAAGTGCCGATACCGGCGGAAGCGGACGGCACGGTGATGGAAGTGAAGGCCAACCCCGGCGACTTTGTCAACGAGGGGGACGTGTTGGTGGTGCTGGAGTGA
- a CDS encoding coiled-coil domain-containing protein, with protein sequence MRRWLFLGLILLLAIPFLPAAAETELPLEQLILQQHFTQKELERNLQLLKEEEKALLSQVAQLDLELSRQALVIKAMKRHAGEVVRAYYTGQRASLLVLLLEANSFNDFLLISEFLQLLFERDMETLRTFQQERAKADQLRSDMQNRLSQVKQIRKQYEERLREIMALQLEKEQNLQRLDDPTAVQSLMDHLVNDWRERGLPAFRKFFAVLSHVMGEISELATPDRIQSNGLFSHTLTIGEKEFNNFLVSKNELFAQSYFQFNDDKLIVDGSYEQINLRIVGEYELVSPTELQFHIDQLLFDGFELPRSTIEELAQEFDLGFYPELINPHIRVDSLTLDEQRLQLNLKWELPF encoded by the coding sequence ATGCGTAGATGGCTATTCCTTGGCTTGATCCTCCTGCTGGCCATTCCCTTTCTGCCCGCCGCGGCGGAAACGGAGCTGCCGCTGGAACAATTGATTCTGCAGCAGCACTTTACGCAAAAAGAGCTGGAGCGCAACCTGCAACTGCTCAAGGAAGAAGAAAAAGCGTTACTGTCGCAAGTAGCCCAGCTCGACCTGGAATTAAGCCGGCAGGCCCTGGTCATCAAGGCGATGAAACGGCATGCAGGGGAAGTGGTCCGCGCATACTACACCGGCCAGCGGGCATCTCTGCTGGTGCTGTTGCTGGAAGCGAACAGCTTTAACGACTTTCTGTTGATCAGCGAATTTTTGCAATTGCTGTTTGAGCGGGATATGGAAACATTGCGAACCTTTCAACAAGAACGGGCCAAGGCGGATCAGCTTCGTTCTGACATGCAAAACCGCCTGAGCCAAGTCAAGCAGATTCGCAAGCAATATGAAGAACGGTTGCGGGAGATCATGGCGCTCCAGCTGGAAAAGGAACAGAATCTGCAGCGCCTGGATGATCCGACCGCGGTCCAGTCGCTGATGGATCACTTGGTGAACGACTGGCGCGAACGGGGACTGCCCGCCTTCCGCAAGTTTTTCGCTGTCCTCTCCCATGTGATGGGAGAGATTTCGGAGTTGGCCACACCCGACCGCATCCAGTCCAACGGCTTGTTTTCGCATACGCTGACGATCGGGGAAAAAGAGTTTAACAACTTCCTCGTCTCCAAGAACGAGCTGTTTGCCCAATCGTACTTTCAGTTTAACGACGACAAGTTGATTGTCGACGGCTCCTACGAACAGATCAATTTGCGGATTGTGGGAGAGTACGAGCTCGTTTCGCCCACGGAGCTGCAGTTTCACATCGACCAGCTGTTGTTCGACGGTTTTGAACTGCCGCGCTCGACGATTGAGGAGCTGGCCCAAGAGTTTGATCTGGGCTTTTACCCCGAGCTGATCAATCCCCATATCCGCGTGGACAGTCTGACCCTCGACGAGCAGCGGCTGCAGCTCAACCTGAAATGGGAGCTGCCGTTTTGA
- a CDS encoding enoyl-CoA hydratase, whose translation MTIGYERRGHSAFLTIRRPEVHNCLNTATLLQLREHIGRIAVDREIRVVIVTGEGEKAFCAGADLKERSTMTDQQVRHFIRTIRDTFSELERLPQPVIAAINGAALGGGTELALACDLRVASETARLGLTETALGIIPGAGGTQRLPRLIGRAKAKELIFTARRITAAESLEIGLVNRVVPPDQLLQAVSHLAEEIAANAPLALAQAKHAIDCGVEVDLASGLAIESQAYQVLIPTKDRLEGLAAFREKRPPIYRGE comes from the coding sequence GTGACAATAGGGTATGAACGGCGCGGCCACAGCGCCTTTTTGACCATCCGGCGGCCCGAGGTGCACAACTGTTTGAACACCGCCACGCTCTTGCAGCTGCGGGAGCACATCGGCCGGATCGCCGTCGACCGCGAGATTCGCGTGGTGATCGTCACCGGCGAAGGGGAAAAAGCGTTTTGCGCGGGAGCCGATCTGAAAGAGCGGAGTACGATGACGGACCAGCAGGTGCGCCACTTCATCCGCACGATTCGCGACACCTTTAGCGAATTGGAGCGGCTGCCGCAGCCGGTGATCGCCGCCATCAACGGCGCCGCGTTGGGCGGCGGCACGGAGTTGGCGCTCGCCTGCGACCTGCGGGTGGCGAGCGAGACGGCGCGGCTCGGTTTGACCGAGACAGCGCTCGGGATTATTCCCGGAGCGGGCGGGACGCAGCGGCTCCCCCGGCTGATCGGCAGAGCGAAAGCAAAAGAATTGATTTTTACCGCCCGCCGGATTACCGCGGCGGAATCGCTGGAAATCGGCCTGGTCAATCGGGTGGTCCCGCCCGACCAGTTGCTGCAGGCGGTCAGCCACCTGGCGGAGGAGATTGCGGCCAATGCCCCGCTTGCGCTGGCGCAGGCGAAGCACGCGATCGACTGCGGCGTGGAAGTGGATTTGGCGAGCGGCCTGGCCATTGAAAGCCAGGCCTATCAGGTGCTGATTCCGACAAAAGACCGGCTGGAAGGATTGGCCGCGTTTCGCGAAAAACGGCCGCCAATCTACCGCGGAGAGTGA
- a CDS encoding acetyl-CoA carboxylase biotin carboxylase subunit, translating to MRKVLIANRGEIARRIIRTCKALGKTAVAAYSEADQQLPYVREADEAVPIGPAPVAQSYLNMEAILAAARAVGADAVHPGYGLLSENAVFARRCQEAGLVFVGPAPEVIARMGDKLTARQIMREAGVPTVPGSEGALADAEEAVARARQLGYPVMLKASAGGGGIGMQVAYNDEQLRQAFPSAKGRAKAYFGNDLMFLEKYLPNPHHIEVQIAADQHGQILHVLERECSIQRRHQKVLEESPSPFLDPATREKICQAAVAAARAVGYTGIGTVEFIMDEEKNFYFLEMNTRLQVEHAVTEEMTGLDLVALQFAIAEHRPLGLRQEAIQAQRHAIEVRVYAEDPDTFLPSPGRIEVYQPPVMEHVRIDDGVEAGTQVTPFYDPLIAKVIASGGTRAEAVRRLSEALQMFYISGIKTNLPFLREILDDPAFRNGTYTTHFVENWKSKRTEAKKESRS from the coding sequence ATGCGCAAAGTGCTGATCGCCAACCGGGGGGAGATCGCCCGGCGGATCATCCGCACCTGCAAGGCGTTGGGAAAGACTGCGGTGGCGGCTTATTCGGAAGCGGATCAACAGCTGCCTTACGTGCGCGAAGCAGATGAAGCGGTACCGATCGGACCGGCTCCCGTTGCCCAGAGCTACCTGAACATGGAAGCGATTCTCGCCGCCGCGCGGGCGGTCGGGGCAGATGCCGTCCACCCCGGGTACGGCCTGCTGTCGGAAAACGCCGTGTTTGCCCGCCGCTGCCAGGAAGCCGGGCTCGTCTTTGTCGGACCGGCACCCGAGGTCATCGCCCGGATGGGGGACAAGCTGACAGCGCGGCAGATCATGCGCGAGGCCGGCGTGCCGACTGTCCCCGGCAGTGAGGGAGCGCTGGCGGATGCCGAAGAAGCGGTGGCCCGTGCCCGGCAGCTCGGCTATCCGGTGATGCTGAAGGCGAGTGCGGGCGGGGGCGGAATCGGGATGCAGGTAGCGTACAACGATGAGCAGCTCCGTCAGGCCTTTCCGTCGGCCAAGGGAAGAGCGAAAGCTTATTTCGGCAACGACCTGATGTTTCTCGAAAAATACCTGCCCAATCCGCATCACATCGAGGTGCAAATTGCTGCCGATCAGCATGGGCAAATCCTGCACGTGCTGGAGCGGGAGTGCTCGATTCAGCGGCGGCACCAGAAAGTGCTGGAAGAGAGCCCTTCGCCGTTTCTCGATCCCGCGACGCGCGAGAAAATCTGCCAAGCGGCGGTCGCTGCCGCCCGCGCCGTCGGATACACGGGCATTGGCACGGTTGAGTTCATCATGGATGAGGAGAAAAACTTTTATTTCTTGGAGATGAACACCCGCCTGCAGGTGGAGCACGCCGTCACCGAGGAAATGACGGGCCTTGACCTGGTCGCGCTGCAGTTCGCGATCGCCGAACACCGGCCGCTCGGCTTGCGGCAGGAAGCGATCCAAGCGCAGCGGCACGCGATCGAGGTGCGGGTCTACGCTGAAGATCCCGATACCTTCCTCCCGTCGCCGGGGCGCATCGAGGTGTATCAACCGCCGGTCATGGAGCACGTGCGCATTGACGACGGGGTGGAGGCGGGAACGCAGGTTACGCCCTTTTACGATCCGCTGATCGCCAAGGTGATCGCTTCCGGCGGGACGCGCGCGGAAGCGGTGCGGCGATTGTCAGAAGCTTTGCAAATGTTTTACATCAGCGGGATCAAGACGAATCTGCCTTTTTTGCGGGAGATTCTCGACGATCCGGCGTTCCGCAATGGCACGTATACCACGCATTTTGTAGAAAACTGGAAAAGCAAGCGAACGGAAGCGAAAAAGGAGAGTCGGTCATGA
- a CDS encoding Spx/MgsR family RNA polymerase-binding regulatory protein produces MGTSTAARTQKLTFFTYPSCTSCRKAKAWLNANGVEYEERHLFRNPPSVEELMEIVKKTHNGVDEILSTRSQRFKQLEIDINELTVSELLELLSEDPRLLKRPILTDGENLIVGYNQSAMKELLA; encoded by the coding sequence ATGGGCACATCGACCGCTGCGCGAACCCAAAAATTGACCTTTTTCACCTATCCGAGCTGCACGTCCTGTCGCAAAGCGAAGGCATGGCTGAACGCAAACGGCGTGGAATACGAGGAGCGCCACCTGTTTCGCAACCCGCCTTCCGTGGAAGAACTGATGGAAATCGTGAAGAAAACACACAATGGGGTAGACGAGATCCTGTCGACACGCAGTCAACGGTTCAAGCAGCTGGAGATTGACATCAACGAACTGACTGTGTCCGAATTGCTGGAACTGTTGAGTGAAGATCCGCGGTTGTTGAAGCGGCCGATCTTGACCGACGGAGAAAATCTGATCGTCGGCTACAACCAGTCGGCCATGAAAGAACTGCTGGCATAA
- a CDS encoding GbsR/MarR family transcriptional regulator yields the protein MSTQNEAAVDQYERIIKRARDRVIEALAKNMDLYGISLSVGHLYGTMLFQDKPMTLDEMGAAMGMSKTSMSTGVRQLLEQKLVNKVWMKGARKDHYEVEQDWYQNFIDYFSTKWRKAIDLNVHALRRSKSELEYLREKEDLPEELRRAVMTDLEKLQHALDYYDWLSRLIDLLESHEIFQYVPKKQ from the coding sequence ATGAGCACGCAAAACGAAGCAGCAGTCGACCAATATGAACGGATCATCAAACGAGCCCGCGATCGGGTGATTGAGGCCCTCGCCAAAAATATGGATCTCTACGGTATCTCGTTGTCGGTGGGCCACTTGTACGGCACGATGCTGTTTCAGGATAAGCCGATGACCTTGGACGAAATGGGCGCCGCGATGGGTATGAGTAAAACCAGCATGAGCACGGGCGTCCGCCAGCTGTTGGAACAGAAGCTGGTCAACAAAGTGTGGATGAAGGGGGCCCGCAAAGACCACTACGAAGTAGAACAGGACTGGTATCAGAACTTTATCGACTATTTTTCCACCAAATGGCGCAAAGCGATTGACCTGAACGTGCACGCGCTGCGCCGGTCGAAGAGCGAACTGGAATACCTGCGGGAAAAAGAGGATCTTCCGGAAGAATTGCGGCGGGCGGTCATGACCGATCTGGAGAAGCTGCAACATGCGCTGGACTATTACGACTGGCTGTCCCGCTTGATCGATCTGTTGGAGTCGCACGAGATCTTTCAATACGTTCCGAAAAAACAGTAA
- a CDS encoding RsfA family transcriptional regulator has protein sequence MVASRQDAWTEDDDLVLAEVTLRHIREGGTQLAAFEEVGRRLGRTAAACGFRWNSTVRKRYEQAIAIAKSQRQQLKKTGRLPQGELTLEYADELGLPRHEQNEGNSGEYAQTAEAQLETAIRVLNSHQELLRRIKQLEQEVHSKRQEVKQLQEENNKLKKELSEIHGVNEDYKALIQIMERARKLAFLQEEEVAKPVFKMDANGNLERVE, from the coding sequence ATGGTAGCTTCAAGACAGGACGCGTGGACGGAAGATGACGACTTGGTATTGGCCGAAGTGACACTTCGTCATATACGGGAGGGAGGTACGCAGCTGGCCGCTTTTGAAGAAGTGGGGCGGCGATTGGGGCGTACGGCTGCGGCCTGCGGCTTCCGCTGGAACAGTACGGTGCGCAAGCGTTACGAGCAGGCGATTGCGATCGCCAAAAGCCAGCGCCAGCAGTTGAAAAAAACGGGCCGCTTGCCGCAAGGGGAGCTGACGCTGGAGTATGCCGACGAGCTCGGTTTGCCGCGCCATGAACAAAACGAAGGAAACAGCGGCGAGTACGCGCAAACGGCAGAAGCGCAGCTGGAGACGGCGATCCGCGTGCTGAACAGCCATCAGGAACTGCTGCGCAGAATCAAGCAGTTGGAACAGGAAGTCCACAGCAAACGGCAGGAAGTGAAACAGCTGCAGGAGGAGAACAACAAGCTGAAAAAAGAGCTGAGCGAGATCCATGGCGTAAACGAAGATTACAAAGCCCTTATTCAAATTATGGAGCGTGCTCGCAAACTAGCGTTTTTGCAAGAAGAGGAAGTTGCCAAACCGGTGTTCAAGATGGATGCCAACGGCAACCTGGAGCGAGTCGAGTAG
- a CDS encoding hydroxymethylglutaryl-CoA lyase: MDVRIYEVGPRDGLQNEAQIVPTEAKIELINRLADAGLAWIEASSFVNPKWIPQLADADAVLAGIRRQAGVTYSALVPNQRGLERAMAAGLREIAVFLSASETHNQKNINKSIAQTLVLLADVVKQAVAAKMRVRGYVSTVFGCPYEGEVSLASTLKVTEALLAMGVYEISIGDTIGVATPKQVHEVFAALVKEFSRERLAAHFHDTRGTGLANVVAALEEGIRTFDSSIGGLGGCPYAPGASGNIATEELVYMLNGMGYRTGVDQQKLAEAGRYIQQVLGRELPSKVLKASCAAGAAPQKGAGAS, encoded by the coding sequence ATGGACGTACGCATCTATGAAGTGGGGCCGCGCGATGGGCTGCAAAACGAGGCGCAGATCGTGCCGACCGAGGCGAAGATCGAGTTGATCAACCGGCTGGCGGACGCTGGTTTGGCATGGATCGAGGCCAGTTCCTTCGTCAACCCGAAGTGGATCCCGCAGCTTGCCGATGCCGACGCGGTATTGGCCGGCATCCGGCGGCAGGCCGGCGTCACCTACAGCGCGCTGGTTCCCAATCAGCGCGGCCTGGAGCGCGCAATGGCAGCGGGGCTGCGCGAAATCGCGGTGTTTCTGTCGGCGAGCGAGACCCATAATCAGAAGAACATCAACAAATCGATCGCGCAAACCCTGGTGCTGTTGGCCGATGTGGTCAAGCAGGCAGTGGCCGCCAAGATGCGCGTCCGCGGCTATGTTTCCACTGTGTTCGGCTGTCCGTACGAAGGGGAGGTCAGCCTCGCCAGCACGCTCAAGGTGACGGAAGCGCTGCTCGCGATGGGCGTCTACGAAATCTCGATCGGCGACACGATCGGAGTGGCGACGCCCAAGCAGGTGCACGAGGTGTTCGCGGCGCTGGTCAAAGAGTTCTCGCGCGAGCGCTTGGCTGCCCACTTCCATGACACCCGCGGCACCGGTTTGGCCAATGTCGTGGCGGCGCTGGAAGAAGGGATTCGCACCTTTGACAGCTCGATCGGCGGCCTGGGCGGCTGCCCGTACGCTCCGGGCGCTTCCGGCAACATCGCCACGGAAGAGCTTGTCTACATGCTGAACGGCATGGGCTACCGCACAGGGGTCGATCAGCAGAAGCTGGCCGAGGCGGGCCGCTACATTCAGCAGGTGTTGGGCCGCGAACTGCCGTCCAAGGTGCTGAAAGCGTCTTGTGCGGCCGGGGCCGCACCGCAAAAGGGGGCCGGCGCATCGTGA
- a CDS encoding class I SAM-dependent methyltransferase gives MGEALQAIIRDEIAAAGGAIPFVRFMELALYHPRYGYYMTEKPKVGKQGDFYTSPAVHPVFAETVADALIEIFARGAFERPCLVEAGGGTGRFLANIVERIRQKASGLYQSLKLVMIEMSDYHRALQQEALASFGGEKRWYRSVEAAAAEETVTGVILSNEWFDAFPVHVLEKRGERWREIGVAWESGSQCFVERYLPELTPAAAAYLAEKQPALPSGTRIEASPAAKQAVASLARMLQRGVVITIDYGDTDEGLYQPSRRDGTVMCYYRHQAHTNPLVHVGEQDITAHVNYTDLIRWGEAAGLVPLALTSQERFLVASGILEKLQEHSDRDPFASPAMRRNRAIRQLVAPGGMGGVFRVLVQQKGEGEQLPQRFLALANRAPFAFIPREES, from the coding sequence ATGGGAGAAGCACTGCAAGCAATCATTCGGGACGAAATCGCGGCAGCGGGCGGCGCGATTCCCTTTGTCCGCTTTATGGAACTTGCCCTGTATCATCCCCGTTACGGTTACTATATGACGGAGAAGCCAAAAGTAGGCAAACAAGGAGACTTTTATACCAGTCCCGCGGTGCATCCCGTGTTTGCCGAGACGGTGGCCGATGCGCTCATCGAGATCTTCGCGCGCGGCGCGTTCGAGCGCCCGTGCCTGGTGGAAGCCGGCGGCGGGACGGGCCGTTTCCTCGCGAACATCGTGGAGCGGATCCGGCAGAAGGCGTCCGGTTTGTATCAGTCGCTCAAGCTGGTGATGATTGAAATGTCGGACTACCATCGGGCGCTGCAGCAAGAGGCGCTCGCTTCGTTTGGCGGGGAAAAGCGGTGGTATCGATCGGTTGAGGCGGCGGCCGCGGAAGAGACGGTTACCGGGGTGATCCTCTCCAATGAATGGTTTGACGCTTTTCCGGTACACGTGCTGGAGAAGCGGGGGGAGCGCTGGCGGGAGATCGGCGTTGCCTGGGAGAGCGGCAGCCAATGCTTCGTGGAACGGTATCTGCCGGAGTTAACCCCCGCGGCGGCGGCCTACCTGGCCGAGAAACAGCCGGCATTGCCAAGCGGCACGCGGATCGAGGCCAGCCCGGCGGCCAAACAGGCGGTCGCGTCGCTGGCGCGGATGCTTCAGCGGGGGGTGGTGATCACGATCGACTACGGCGATACGGACGAGGGCTTGTATCAGCCGAGCCGTCGCGACGGCACCGTGATGTGTTATTACCGCCATCAGGCGCATACCAATCCGCTGGTGCACGTCGGGGAACAGGACATCACCGCCCACGTCAATTACACCGATCTCATCCGCTGGGGAGAAGCGGCGGGCCTGGTGCCGCTCGCGCTGACCAGCCAGGAACGCTTCTTGGTGGCGAGCGGGATCCTGGAAAAACTGCAGGAGCATAGCGATCGCGACCCGTTCGCAAGCCCGGCGATGCGCCGCAACCGAGCGATCCGCCAACTGGTGGCGCCAGGAGGGATGGGCGGCGTGTTTCGCGTCCTCGTGCAGCAGAAGGGAGAAGGGGAGCAGCTGCCGCAGCGTTTCTTGGCCTTGGCGAATCGCGCCCCCTTTGCCTTCATACCGAGGGAGGAGAGTTGA
- a CDS encoding N-acetyltransferase, which translates to MYEVKRLQINYKTLEEFQKFREYGLEELSMKEDLEANIIENDSESPFYGIYDGDRLIARMSLYKIDGKYDRYFDPPQDYLELWKLEVLPDYRGKDYGTALVNHAKSFGLPIKTNSRCRADEFWLKMGFKPVKYNPVRDRGENPYVWLPENVGLQE; encoded by the coding sequence ATGTATGAAGTGAAACGTTTGCAAATCAACTACAAGACACTGGAAGAGTTTCAAAAATTTCGCGAATACGGCTTGGAAGAACTATCGATGAAGGAAGATTTGGAAGCCAATATCATCGAGAACGATTCGGAATCGCCTTTCTACGGGATTTACGACGGAGATCGGCTGATCGCCAGGATGAGCCTGTACAAGATTGACGGCAAGTACGATCGTTACTTTGACCCGCCGCAGGATTATCTTGAGCTGTGGAAGCTGGAGGTGCTGCCGGACTACCGCGGCAAAGATTACGGGACGGCTCTCGTAAATCACGCGAAAAGCTTCGGGCTGCCGATCAAAACAAACTCGCGCTGCCGGGCAGACGAATTTTGGTTGAAAATGGGATTCAAGCCGGTAAAGTACAATCCGGTGCGCGATCGCGGTGAAAACCCTTACGTCTGGCTGCCGGAAAACGTCGGCTTGCAGGAATAA
- a CDS encoding helix-turn-helix transcriptional regulator: protein MDNGAQKLTTALSDPTRFSIYQYVAKRKKTVTVQEIAEHFSIHPNVARLHLCKLEDVNLLQSAAGKSGKGGRPSRLYSLSDQVVSLQFPPRDYQLIADIAIESLLSFGEAGEAALVRMGRRIGEEAAKRALQESGSDPAQLTIEETVESLQRLIIAQGLNPEVELLDSGAIRFRVNNCTFLEVAKKYPHSICKMHNAMLKGIFAVYFGEIEVQEQEWILGGCQSCSYIVIRPSRVGA, encoded by the coding sequence ATGGATAACGGAGCGCAAAAATTGACGACCGCACTGTCTGACCCCACACGTTTTTCGATCTACCAATATGTTGCCAAGCGCAAAAAGACGGTCACCGTCCAGGAGATCGCCGAGCATTTTTCGATACATCCCAACGTGGCGCGGCTTCATTTGTGCAAGCTGGAAGATGTCAACCTGCTGCAATCCGCCGCCGGCAAAAGCGGCAAAGGCGGACGTCCCAGCCGCCTGTACTCGCTTTCCGATCAGGTTGTCAGCCTGCAATTTCCGCCGCGCGATTACCAGTTGATCGCGGACATCGCCATTGAGAGTTTGCTCTCCTTCGGCGAAGCCGGCGAAGCGGCGCTCGTCCGCATGGGCCGGCGGATTGGCGAAGAAGCGGCCAAGCGGGCGCTCCAGGAAAGCGGCAGCGACCCCGCACAGCTGACGATCGAAGAGACGGTCGAAAGCCTCCAGCGGCTGATCATCGCGCAGGGCCTCAACCCCGAGGTGGAACTGCTCGACAGCGGAGCGATTCGCTTTCGCGTGAACAACTGCACCTTTCTGGAAGTGGCCAAAAAATACCCCCACAGCATCTGCAAGATGCACAACGCGATGCTCAAGGGAATATTCGCCGTTTATTTTGGAGAGATTGAAGTACAAGAGCAGGAGTGGATATTGGGCGGCTGCCAGTCCTGCAGCTACATCGTGATTCGGCCCAGCCGCGTCGGCGCTTGA
- a CDS encoding acyl-CoA carboxylase subunit beta — protein sequence MSRLEETLQERIAQIKQGGAAKYHEKAREQNKLFVRDRLALLFDDEQFVVEDGLFANFAAGDLPADGVVTAIGRVNGQTVCVMANDSTVKAGSWGARTVEKIIRIQETAEKMRVPLLYLVDSAGARITDQLEMFPGRRGAGRIFYNQVKLSGTIPQVCILFGPSAAGGAYIPAFCDIVIMVEHNASMYLGSPRMAEMVIGEKVTLEELGGARMHCTVSGCGDVLAADEREAIAAARRYLSYFPANYEAKPPVHEGRPPAANTRQIGEIIPENQNAPFNMYELIEALVDEGSFFEVKKLFAPELITGLARLDGKPLGIVANQPRVKGGVLFVDSADKAARFVTLCDAFGIPLLFLADVPGFMIGTAVERAGIIRHGAKMISAMAEATVPKISVIVRKAYGAGLYAMAGSAFEPDACLALPTAQIAVMGPEAAVNAVYSNKIQAIADPQERQAFIMEKRREYQKDIDIYLLASELIVDGIVAPSQLRRELIARFAAYGSKRQRFSERKHPVYPV from the coding sequence ATGAGTCGGCTGGAAGAGACGTTGCAGGAGCGAATCGCACAGATCAAACAGGGAGGAGCGGCCAAGTATCACGAAAAGGCGCGGGAACAAAACAAACTGTTTGTGCGCGACCGGCTGGCCCTCTTGTTCGATGATGAGCAGTTCGTCGTGGAAGATGGCTTGTTTGCCAACTTTGCGGCTGGCGACCTGCCCGCAGACGGCGTGGTGACGGCGATCGGCAGAGTCAACGGCCAGACTGTCTGCGTGATGGCCAATGACTCGACGGTCAAGGCAGGTTCCTGGGGCGCGCGAACGGTGGAAAAAATCATTCGCATTCAGGAAACGGCGGAAAAAATGCGCGTGCCGCTGCTCTACCTGGTGGACTCCGCGGGGGCGCGGATCACCGACCAGCTGGAGATGTTTCCCGGCAGGCGCGGAGCCGGCCGCATCTTTTACAATCAGGTGAAGTTGTCGGGGACAATTCCCCAGGTGTGCATCCTGTTCGGTCCGTCCGCGGCGGGGGGCGCTTACATCCCGGCGTTTTGCGACATCGTGATCATGGTGGAACACAACGCCAGCATGTACCTGGGGTCGCCGCGCATGGCTGAGATGGTGATCGGGGAAAAAGTGACGCTGGAAGAACTGGGCGGCGCCCGGATGCACTGCACGGTCAGCGGCTGCGGCGACGTGCTGGCTGCCGATGAACGGGAGGCGATTGCCGCCGCCCGGCGCTACCTCAGCTACTTCCCGGCCAACTATGAAGCGAAGCCGCCTGTCCATGAAGGGCGGCCGCCTGCCGCCAACACGAGGCAGATCGGCGAGATTATCCCCGAGAATCAAAATGCGCCGTTCAACATGTATGAATTGATTGAGGCGCTGGTGGACGAGGGATCCTTTTTTGAGGTAAAAAAACTGTTTGCCCCGGAACTGATTACCGGACTGGCCCGACTCGACGGCAAGCCGCTGGGGATCGTGGCCAACCAGCCGCGGGTCAAAGGCGGGGTCTTGTTTGTCGATTCGGCGGACAAGGCGGCACGCTTCGTAACCTTGTGTGATGCGTTCGGCATTCCGCTGCTCTTCTTGGCCGACGTACCCGGCTTCATGATCGGGACGGCCGTGGAGCGGGCAGGGATTATCCGGCACGGCGCGAAGATGATCTCCGCGATGGCGGAGGCGACTGTCCCGAAGATTTCCGTGATCGTGCGCAAGGCGTATGGCGCAGGCCTTTACGCGATGGCCGGGTCCGCTTTTGAACCGGACGCCTGCCTCGCGCTGCCCACCGCGCAGATTGCCGTGATGGGACCGGAAGCGGCGGTCAATGCCGTCTACAGCAACAAGATCCAGGCGATTGCAGATCCCCAGGAGCGGCAGGCGTTTATCATGGAAAAGCGGCGCGAATACCAGAAAGATATCGACATTTACCTGCTCGCCTCGGAACTGATCGTCGATGGCATCGTGGCGCCCAGCCAGCTGCGCCGCGAACTGATCGCTCGGTTTGCCGCATACGGGTCGAAACGTCAGCGTTTTTCCGAGCGCAAACACCCGGTCTATCCGGTGTAG
- a CDS encoding DUF2626 domain-containing protein yields MDRMYRVLGFWTLMIAIMAFWGELHSMALLFFGLTVIFVALSYMGLSEKTYIHIFFGFMFVSFVSFTVYTFFLMPAPGTAEHSLVWQSIL; encoded by the coding sequence GTGGATCGCATGTATCGCGTGCTTGGTTTTTGGACCTTGATGATCGCCATCATGGCTTTCTGGGGCGAACTGCACAGCATGGCCCTGCTGTTCTTCGGTCTCACCGTCATCTTTGTGGCACTGAGTTATATGGGGCTGTCGGAAAAGACGTATATTCACATCTTTTTTGGTTTTATGTTTGTTTCTTTCGTCAGCTTTACCGTCTATACGTTCTTCCTGATGCCGGCACCCGGAACTGCCGAACACTCGCTGGTGTGGCAATCGATTCTGTAA